The Salinibaculum sp. SYNS191 genome has a window encoding:
- a CDS encoding Rieske (2Fe-2S) protein — protein MSEGDNTTDADLPDDHHFVVAVEELPPGERAMIDLDGLEVGVFNVDGEFYALANYCVHQGGPGCGGRISGRVTETEDGKLTYDKRGEVVCCPWHGWEYDITTGEHLADPSMKLPTFDVVERDGNLYVVR, from the coding sequence ATGAGCGAGGGAGACAACACTACCGACGCGGACTTGCCCGACGACCACCACTTCGTCGTAGCGGTCGAGGAGTTACCGCCCGGTGAGCGGGCGATGATAGACCTCGACGGACTGGAAGTCGGCGTCTTCAACGTCGACGGCGAGTTCTACGCGCTGGCGAACTACTGTGTGCACCAAGGCGGACCGGGCTGTGGCGGGCGTATCTCCGGGCGAGTGACCGAAACCGAGGACGGCAAACTCACCTACGACAAGCGCGGCGAAGTCGTCTGCTGTCCGTGGCACGGCTGGGAGTACGACATCACGACGGGTGAACACCTCGCGGACCCGTCGATGAAACTCCCGACGTTCGACGTCGTCGAGCGGGACGGCAATCTCTACGTCGTCCGGTGA
- a CDS encoding pyridoxamine 5'-phosphate oxidase family protein — protein sequence MVNVPDEYQSLIAGGVYGTIGTLDGDGAPLMTPIWVDYDPERNQFLVNTVPGREKEQHLRRNPAVALTYVHEDDERRYLSVQGEAVEFVTEGAIDHYNRLAETLLGEENFYERRYEEDIGRVIVRIEPSAVYSR from the coding sequence ATGGTCAACGTCCCCGACGAGTACCAGTCACTGATTGCGGGTGGCGTCTACGGCACGATTGGCACGCTCGACGGTGACGGCGCGCCGCTGATGACTCCAATCTGGGTCGACTACGACCCCGAGCGGAACCAGTTTCTCGTCAACACCGTCCCCGGCCGGGAGAAGGAGCAACACCTCCGCCGGAACCCAGCCGTCGCGCTGACCTACGTCCACGAAGACGACGAGCGGCGGTATCTCTCGGTGCAAGGTGAGGCCGTCGAGTTCGTCACTGAAGGAGCTATCGACCACTACAACCGATTGGCCGAGACGCTCCTCGGGGAAGAGAACTTCTACGAGCGACGCTACGAGGAAGATATCGGGCGAGTCATCGTCAGAATCGAGCCGTCAGCGGTTTACTCGCGCTGA